From the genome of Triticum aestivum cultivar Chinese Spring chromosome 3B, IWGSC CS RefSeq v2.1, whole genome shotgun sequence, one region includes:
- the LOC123068693 gene encoding light-regulated protein, chloroplastic, producing MMQATVALSAVLTVAVRGRPAARRRSATVAAGGRRMPGGAVRASAAAAPEADYSSSVSVFPMEACDLVGGEACDAQMYPETKLGAGAGGPAAAVARAPEVEREYLSYDEPKTVFPDEACDDLGGEFCEAPYQTSK from the exons ATGATGCAGGCCACCGTTGCCTTGTCGGCCGTGCTGACTGTCGCCGTAAGGGGCaggccggcggcgaggaggaggagcgccaccGTGGCCGCCGGCGGCAGAAGGATGCCGGGCGGTGCCGTTCGTGCATCGGCCGCCGCGGCGCCGGAGGCGGACTACAGCTCCAGCGTCTC GGTGTTCCCCATGGAGGCCTGCGACCTGGTCGGCGGCGAGGCCTGCGACGCGCAGATGTACCCGGAGACGAagctcggcgccggcgccggtggccCGGCTGCCGCCGTCGCGAGGGCGCCGGAGGTGGAGAGGGAGTACCTATCCTACGACGAGCCAAAAAC GGTGTTCCCGGACGAGGCGTGCGACGATCTCGGCGGCGAGTTCTGCGAGGCGCCCTACCAAACCAGCAAGTAA